A region of Cellulophaga sp. RHA19 DNA encodes the following proteins:
- a CDS encoding SsrA-binding protein, with the protein MKKALFKFLAKINRILLPSYSKKQLDLSKASKLQLAVIGWRYYVTTNAID; encoded by the coding sequence ATGAAAAAAGCTCTTTTTAAATTTCTTGCCAAAATTAATCGCATACTACTACCATCTTACAGTAAAAAACAGCTAGATTTATCTAAGGCTAGTAAATTACAGTTAGCAGTAATTGGTTGGCGTTATTATGTAACCACAAATGCTATAGACTAA
- a CDS encoding glutamine synthetase beta-grasp domain-containing protein: MSKSKLEYIWLDGYKPTQNMRSKTKVVEDFSGKLEDCEIWSFDGSSTRQASGGASDCLLKPVAIYPDPARKDGYLVMTEVLNADGTPHESNGRATIDDNDNDFWFGFEQEYFIMDTQTQLPLGFPIGGYPAPQGMYYCSVGGKHTHGRELVEEHADLCIEAGLNFEGINQEVASGQWEYQLFAKGAKKAGDEIWVSRYLLDRLTEQYGYYIEYHPKPLGKDMDWNGSGMHANFSNTTLRTCGSQETYEKICEAFRPVVKEHIAVYGEFNDQRLTGEHETASINDFSYGISDRGASIRIPIITVEKGWKGWLEDRRPASNGDPYKIAGRIIKTVKSAKI, translated from the coding sequence ATGAGCAAATCTAAATTAGAGTATATCTGGCTTGATGGTTACAAGCCAACTCAAAACATGAGAAGTAAAACTAAAGTAGTAGAAGACTTTAGTGGAAAACTAGAAGATTGCGAAATCTGGTCTTTTGATGGTTCATCAACAAGACAAGCTTCTGGTGGAGCTTCTGACTGTTTATTAAAACCTGTTGCTATATATCCAGACCCTGCACGTAAGGATGGTTATTTAGTAATGACTGAAGTTTTAAATGCAGATGGTACTCCTCACGAATCTAACGGAAGAGCTACAATCGATGATAACGACAATGATTTTTGGTTCGGTTTTGAGCAAGAATACTTTATTATGGATACGCAAACACAATTACCTTTAGGTTTCCCTATTGGTGGTTACCCTGCTCCACAAGGTATGTACTATTGCTCTGTTGGTGGTAAGCACACTCACGGTAGAGAATTAGTAGAAGAGCACGCTGATCTTTGTATTGAAGCTGGTTTAAACTTTGAAGGTATTAACCAAGAAGTTGCAAGTGGACAATGGGAATACCAATTATTTGCTAAAGGAGCTAAAAAAGCTGGTGATGAAATATGGGTATCTCGTTACTTATTAGATAGATTAACTGAGCAATATGGTTACTATATAGAATACCACCCTAAACCATTAGGTAAGGATATGGACTGGAACGGTTCTGGTATGCACGCAAACTTTTCTAATACAACTTTAAGAACTTGTGGTTCTCAAGAAACTTATGAGAAAATATGTGAAGCATTTAGACCAGTTGTTAAAGAGCACATTGCTGTTTACGGTGAGTTTAACGATCAACGTTTAACTGGTGAGCATGAGACTGCTTCTATTAACGATTTTAGTTATGGTATTTCTGATAGAGGAGCTTCTATTAGAATTCCTATTATTACAGTAGAAAAAGGCTGGAAAGGCTGGTTAGAAGACAGAAGACCTGCATCTAACGGAGATCCTTACAAAATTGCTGGAAGAATTATTAAAACTGTAAAATCTGCAAAGATTTAA
- a CDS encoding tetratricopeptide repeat protein — protein MKTEENISEELVAQLKEWHNTGNHLKVVLELRSLPETSKSYVLTSLLARALNNLNLYEEALGLLQGVSEQGKEDRDWYFRVGYSLFYLDGREVEAIPYFEKAIELGDDYPSTYELLLEAKSFLEEEVENDKVTEEEFVFEPKAKAQLSLNMKLQPQHRGHIEDSLDYMLRIKKWGCVSGGGTLISKNGEPESCDIELDLISYSEEIKNNIIMVANNIEVAKGSKLKFYAKEKNANSKFDVEYPIGKLVGLGLYIEKKFLQEKNIEFDVVTELYNSLIKILGNNGALIPSYSENENQIGLYFYGERDYNYLASKISPFLKDNIVGKECVIEQIA, from the coding sequence ATGAAAACAGAAGAAAACATATCGGAAGAACTAGTAGCGCAATTAAAGGAGTGGCACAACACAGGCAACCATCTAAAAGTAGTGTTAGAGCTAAGGTCTTTACCAGAAACCAGTAAATCTTATGTATTAACTAGCCTTTTAGCAAGGGCATTAAACAATCTTAATCTATATGAAGAAGCACTTGGTTTATTGCAAGGTGTTAGCGAACAAGGCAAAGAAGATAGAGACTGGTATTTTCGTGTAGGCTACTCGTTATTTTATTTAGATGGTAGAGAAGTAGAAGCCATACCTTATTTTGAAAAAGCTATTGAGCTAGGTGATGACTATCCTTCAACTTATGAATTGCTATTAGAAGCAAAATCTTTTTTAGAGGAAGAAGTGGAGAATGATAAAGTAACTGAAGAAGAATTTGTTTTTGAGCCTAAAGCTAAAGCACAATTATCTTTAAATATGAAACTTCAACCGCAACATCGTGGTCATATAGAAGATTCTTTAGATTATATGTTGCGTATAAAAAAGTGGGGATGTGTTAGTGGTGGAGGCACATTAATTAGTAAAAATGGAGAACCAGAATCTTGTGATATAGAGCTTGATTTAATATCCTATTCTGAAGAAATAAAGAATAATATAATTATGGTCGCAAATAATATAGAGGTAGCAAAGGGTTCTAAGCTAAAATTTTATGCTAAAGAAAAAAATGCTAATTCAAAATTTGATGTAGAATATCCAATTGGTAAATTGGTTGGCTTAGGATTATATATAGAAAAAAAGTTTTTACAAGAAAAAAATATAGAATTTGATGTGGTTACAGAATTGTATAACTCCCTTATAAAAATTCTTGGTAATAATGGTGCTTTAATACCAAGTTACAGTGAAAACGAAAATCAAATTGGTTTGTATTTTTATGGAGAAAGAGATTATAACTATTTAGCAAGTAAAATTTCTCCATTTCTTAAGGATAATATAGTGGGTAAAGAATGTGTTATAGAGCAAATAGCTTAA
- a CDS encoding calcium/sodium antiporter, producing MLNIVYIIIGLVFLIMGGNWLLKSSVALSLRLQIPKIVVGMTVVSFATSAPELIVSIKAALDGSPDLSLGNVVGSNIANLGLVLGFIILLGSINVRKSFYTTDWPILMFASLLFFGFIYFDGVIVFYEGLVMVALLIIYIVYLIKFQKTAVEDEAQEDDMPLPTFKMILFLVLGGLGLWGGSELLVSGATGLARFYNVSERVIGVTVVSIGTSIPELAASIIAVIKKEKAISLGNLIGSNIFNIFAVLGITAMITPLKVVDQTLLSNDILWMLGFALVLLPLVFIPKGLRLGWRDGIVLLAGYATFIYFTI from the coding sequence ATGCTTAATATTGTATACATAATTATTGGTTTGGTTTTTTTAATAATGGGAGGTAACTGGTTGCTAAAATCATCAGTAGCACTTTCTTTAAGATTACAAATTCCAAAAATTGTTGTGGGGATGACGGTAGTCTCTTTTGCAACATCTGCACCAGAATTAATTGTAAGTATCAAAGCTGCATTAGATGGCTCGCCAGATTTATCTTTAGGTAATGTTGTAGGTTCTAATATTGCTAACTTAGGTTTGGTCTTAGGGTTTATAATTTTATTGGGTAGTATAAATGTTCGCAAAAGTTTTTATACTACAGATTGGCCTATTTTAATGTTTGCCTCTTTATTATTCTTTGGCTTTATCTATTTTGATGGTGTTATTGTTTTTTATGAGGGCTTAGTGATGGTTGCTCTTTTAATAATATATATAGTATATCTTATTAAGTTTCAGAAAACAGCAGTAGAAGATGAGGCTCAAGAGGATGATATGCCTTTACCTACCTTTAAAATGATACTGTTTTTAGTGTTAGGTGGTCTAGGACTTTGGGGAGGATCAGAGCTACTGGTAAGTGGTGCAACTGGTTTAGCTAGGTTTTATAATGTAAGTGAACGTGTAATAGGTGTAACAGTAGTATCTATAGGAACAAGTATACCAGAACTTGCGGCATCTATTATTGCAGTAATAAAAAAGGAGAAGGCTATTTCTTTAGGAAACTTAATTGGCTCTAATATTTTTAACATTTTTGCAGTACTTGGTATTACAGCAATGATAACACCTTTAAAAGTTGTAGACCAAACACTACTTAGTAATGATATTTTGTGGATGCTTGGTTTTGCATTAGTATTGTTACCATTGGTTTTTATACCTAAAGGATTACGTTTGGGGTGGAGAGACGGAATTGTGCTCTTGGCTGGTTATGCTACTTTTATATACTTTACTATATAA
- a CDS encoding glutamine synthetase III family protein has product MSLVRFNAVKESLSRQNFVINEKGTRSKKFGNHVFNEERMLQFLTKDALATVKEAIFSGAKIDRKIADQVAEGIKSWAITMGATHYTHWFQPLTGTTAEKHDAFFDVLNDGRALEKFGGGQLVQQEPDASSFPSGGIRNTFEARGYTAWDPTSAAFIYDKTLCIPTIFVSYTGEALDNKAPLLRALSAVDEAATAVAKYFDKNVTKVNATLGWEQEYFVIDKALAYSRPDIILTGRTLVGHHAAKGQQLDDHYFGVIPSRVLNFMKELEVECIKLGIPVKTRHNEVAPNQFELAPVFEEANLAVDHNLLLMDVMDKIADKHNLKVLFHEKPFAHINGSGKHNNWSLATDTGTNLLSPGSTPMKNLQFLTFFINTIKAVDTYEELLRSSIASASNDHRLGANEAPPAIFSIFIGTQLSRVLDELEGVSKGKLSPEEKTELKLNVVGKIPEILLDNTDRNRTSPFAFTGNKFEMRGVGSKTNCSKPMTVLNTIVAKQLIEFKTEVDELIDNKSLKKDEAVFNVLREYIKTSKRIRFDGDGYSKEWEKEAKKRKLSNNKNTPQALKVLTSKESLDLFKSMKVMSDVEITARQEIELESYIMHVQIEGRVFNELVYSHIVPAALAYQNKLIQTIVGLKSIYGDSYKTMAASQTTILEEILEHINGIKEKTDAMTQARRDANNLKDLSKKAFAYCDNVKPFFEEIRHHSDKLEQLIENELWPLTKYRELLFTK; this is encoded by the coding sequence ATGTCTTTAGTAAGGTTCAATGCTGTTAAAGAAAGTTTGTCTAGGCAAAATTTTGTGATAAATGAAAAAGGAACTCGTTCTAAAAAATTTGGAAACCATGTTTTTAACGAGGAAAGAATGTTGCAGTTCTTAACCAAAGATGCGCTGGCAACTGTAAAAGAAGCTATTTTTTCTGGAGCTAAAATAGATCGTAAAATAGCAGATCAAGTAGCAGAAGGTATAAAGTCTTGGGCAATAACAATGGGTGCTACGCATTACACACATTGGTTTCAGCCATTAACCGGAACAACAGCAGAAAAACATGATGCTTTTTTTGATGTTTTAAATGATGGGCGAGCTTTAGAAAAATTTGGAGGCGGACAATTGGTACAGCAGGAACCAGATGCTTCTAGTTTTCCTAGTGGAGGAATTAGAAATACGTTTGAAGCAAGAGGATATACCGCATGGGACCCTACTTCTGCAGCTTTTATATATGATAAAACTTTATGTATACCTACAATATTTGTTTCTTATACTGGTGAAGCTTTAGATAACAAGGCACCTCTTTTACGTGCATTATCTGCTGTAGATGAGGCAGCAACTGCTGTAGCTAAATATTTTGATAAAAATGTAACTAAAGTAAATGCTACTTTAGGTTGGGAGCAAGAGTATTTTGTTATAGATAAGGCTTTGGCATACTCTAGACCAGATATTATACTTACAGGTAGAACTTTGGTTGGTCATCATGCAGCAAAAGGACAACAATTAGATGATCATTATTTTGGTGTTATTCCTAGTAGGGTGCTTAACTTTATGAAAGAGCTAGAGGTAGAGTGTATTAAACTAGGTATACCTGTTAAAACCAGACATAATGAGGTTGCTCCTAATCAGTTTGAGCTTGCTCCGGTTTTTGAAGAAGCAAACCTTGCAGTAGACCATAACCTATTATTAATGGATGTTATGGATAAAATTGCAGACAAACATAATTTAAAAGTCTTGTTTCATGAAAAGCCATTTGCACATATAAATGGTTCTGGTAAGCATAACAATTGGTCGTTAGCAACAGATACAGGTACTAACTTGTTAAGTCCTGGTTCTACGCCAATGAAAAATCTTCAGTTTTTAACGTTCTTTATCAATACAATAAAAGCAGTAGATACGTATGAGGAGTTGCTAAGATCTTCAATAGCATCTGCAAGTAACGATCATAGGTTAGGAGCTAATGAAGCGCCACCAGCAATTTTTTCAATCTTTATAGGCACGCAATTAAGTAGGGTTTTAGATGAGTTAGAAGGTGTTTCTAAAGGAAAATTATCACCAGAAGAAAAAACAGAACTTAAGTTAAATGTAGTTGGTAAAATACCAGAAATACTTTTAGACAATACAGATAGAAACAGAACGTCACCTTTTGCTTTTACAGGTAATAAGTTTGAGATGCGTGGTGTTGGCTCTAAAACAAACTGCTCTAAACCAATGACGGTTTTAAATACAATTGTAGCAAAGCAATTAATAGAATTTAAAACAGAGGTAGATGAACTTATAGATAATAAGAGTCTTAAAAAGGACGAAGCTGTTTTTAACGTTTTAAGAGAGTATATCAAAACATCTAAAAGAATTAGGTTTGATGGTGATGGTTATAGTAAAGAATGGGAAAAAGAAGCTAAAAAAAGAAAATTAAGTAATAACAAAAATACACCTCAAGCTTTAAAAGTTTTAACTTCTAAAGAGAGTTTAGACCTTTTTAAGTCTATGAAGGTAATGAGTGATGTAGAGATTACAGCTAGGCAAGAAATTGAGCTAGAATCATATATCATGCATGTACAAATAGAAGGTCGTGTTTTTAATGAGTTAGTCTATAGTCATATTGTGCCAGCAGCATTGGCTTATCAAAATAAATTAATACAAACTATAGTAGGTTTAAAAAGCATTTATGGCGATTCTTATAAAACAATGGCAGCTTCGCAAACTACTATTTTAGAAGAAATTCTAGAGCATATAAATGGTATTAAAGAAAAGACAGATGCTATGACCCAAGCACGTAGAGATGCAAATAACTTAAAAGATTTAAGTAAAAAAGCATTTGCTTATTGTGATAATGTAAAACCGTTTTTTGAAGAAATTAGACACCATAGTGATAAGCTAGAGCAGTTGATAGAGAATGAGTTATGGCCTTTAACAAAATATAGAGAGCTGTTATTTACAAAATAA
- a CDS encoding adenine phosphoribosyltransferase translates to MNFKEYIRDVQDFPKQGIVFKDITPLLNNAEILEKTADALLNLVKEQKIDKVVGMESRGFFFATLLATKLKAGFVPVRKKGKLPFNVLSKPYSLEYGEDALEIHTDAIKKGDKVLIHDDVLATGGTAKAVCELIEELGGEVVQCNFLIELDFLNGKDKIANYSVASLLHY, encoded by the coding sequence ATGAATTTTAAAGAATATATTAGAGACGTTCAAGATTTTCCTAAGCAAGGCATTGTTTTTAAGGATATTACACCTTTGTTAAATAATGCAGAAATTTTAGAAAAAACTGCAGATGCGCTCTTAAATTTAGTAAAAGAGCAAAAAATAGACAAAGTTGTGGGTATGGAAAGCCGTGGTTTCTTCTTTGCAACCCTTTTAGCAACCAAATTAAAAGCTGGTTTTGTACCTGTGCGTAAAAAAGGAAAATTACCTTTTAATGTGCTATCTAAGCCTTATTCTTTAGAATATGGTGAAGATGCATTAGAAATACATACAGATGCCATTAAAAAAGGGGATAAGGTGTTAATACATGATGATGTGCTTGCTACTGGTGGTACCGCTAAAGCTGTTTGTGAATTAATTGAAGAATTAGGAGGAGAGGTAGTACAGTGTAACTTTTTGATAGAACTAGACTTTTTAAACGGTAAAGATAAAATAGCCAACTATAGCGTTGCATCTTTACTACATTATTAG
- a CDS encoding RNA 2'-phosphotransferase has translation MQNNQNEQKKEKISKLISYWLRHKPEDGNIELDRYGWANIKDVINALNSNNFNFTSNQLIELNSSFDKVRWKIDLSTQKIKATHGHSIFIEQELNSKIPNEILFHGTASKNLIGIIKNGLISRKRQYVHLSENIEMAREVGKRHGKPIIIEIDTIELIENGWEFFKTEESVWLTSNIPIEYLYFEPWVFIERPNVAESIMNELKKEFRWTQKIYWRLKKLKLIASHMPSDDYLFIDSDSKIVYVIHPTWSGKKEIRHYPTVEKYRNLEEWIEKRLIPDQKDWYLHNTMH, from the coding sequence ATGCAGAATAACCAAAATGAGCAAAAAAAAGAAAAAATAAGCAAATTAATCAGCTATTGGTTAAGACATAAACCTGAAGATGGAAATATTGAGCTTGACCGATATGGTTGGGCTAATATAAAAGATGTTATAAATGCTCTAAATTCAAATAATTTCAATTTTACTTCGAATCAATTAATAGAACTTAACAGTAGTTTTGACAAAGTTCGTTGGAAAATTGATTTGAGTACTCAAAAAATTAAAGCAACACACGGACATTCAATTTTTATTGAACAAGAGTTAAATTCTAAAATTCCAAATGAAATACTATTTCACGGAACTGCTTCAAAAAACTTAATCGGAATTATAAAAAATGGACTAATTTCTAGAAAAAGACAATATGTTCATCTATCCGAGAATATTGAAATGGCTCGTGAAGTAGGAAAAAGACACGGAAAACCAATTATTATAGAAATAGATACTATAGAACTAATTGAAAATGGTTGGGAGTTTTTTAAAACCGAAGAAAGTGTTTGGTTAACTTCAAACATTCCAATTGAATATTTATATTTTGAACCTTGGGTTTTTATAGAAAGACCAAATGTAGCTGAATCTATAATGAATGAATTAAAAAAAGAATTTCGATGGACTCAAAAAATTTATTGGAGATTAAAAAAATTGAAATTAATTGCATCTCATATGCCATCAGATGATTACCTATTTATAGACAGTGACAGTAAAATAGTATATGTAATACACCCTACTTGGAGTGGAAAGAAAGAAATAAGACATTATCCTACAGTAGAAAAATATCGAAACTTAGAAGAATGGATAGAAAAAAGATTAATACCAGACCAAAAAGATTGGTACTTACATAATACTATGCACTAA
- a CDS encoding lipocalin family protein, translating to MKKLNLLIGILIFGFTVLSCSSDDDNKTEETSKQELLVGKWKKVRIGVVCSSGSETSEEYSACKQNGSITFNADGTYVDIPYVQYNNDCIIDGQTNGTWEFVDNELYIKEIEATSLTKVTLFEVSKSTLKLGGDSDPCDGEDSPSIEYLGYTRIE from the coding sequence ATGAAAAAATTAAACTTATTAATTGGAATACTAATATTTGGATTTACAGTGTTGTCTTGTTCATCTGATGATGACAATAAAACAGAAGAAACTAGTAAACAAGAGTTGTTAGTTGGAAAATGGAAAAAAGTTAGAATTGGTGTAGTTTGCTCTTCTGGATCAGAAACTTCTGAAGAATATTCTGCTTGTAAACAAAATGGGTCCATTACGTTTAATGCAGATGGTACGTATGTAGATATTCCTTATGTTCAATACAACAACGATTGTATTATTGATGGGCAAACTAATGGTACTTGGGAGTTTGTTGATAATGAACTTTATATTAAAGAAATTGAAGCTACAAGCCTAACTAAAGTCACTTTGTTTGAAGTATCTAAAAGCACCCTAAAATTAGGAGGAGATTCAGATCCTTGTGATGGTGAAGATTCACCTTCAATAGAATATTTAGGATATACTAGAATAGAATAG
- a CDS encoding acetyl-CoA carboxylase carboxyltransferase subunit alpha, producing the protein MEYLDFELPIKELEEQLDKCQIIGKESDVDVSETCKQIEKKLTETRKDIYKNLTPWQRVQLSRHPNRPYTLDYINAICGDTFLELHGDRNVKDDKAMIGGLGKIGDQSFMFIGQQKGYNTKTRQYRNFGMANPEGYRKALRLMKSAEKFDVPVVCFIDTPGAYPGIEAEERGQGEAIARNILEMTRLKVPIIVVIIGEGASGGALGIGVGDKVLMLENTWYSVISPESCSSILWRSWEYKEQAAEALKLTATDMKKLKLIDEIVREPAGGAHANRDKNFTIVKNKIISHFDDLKKLSPKELVENRMGKYESMGVFNG; encoded by the coding sequence ATGGAATATTTAGACTTTGAACTCCCTATCAAAGAGCTAGAAGAGCAGCTAGATAAGTGTCAGATAATTGGCAAGGAGAGTGATGTTGATGTATCTGAAACTTGTAAGCAGATAGAGAAAAAATTAACAGAGACTAGAAAAGATATATATAAAAATCTTACACCTTGGCAAAGGGTGCAATTATCTAGACACCCAAACAGACCTTATACATTAGACTACATAAACGCAATCTGCGGAGATACTTTTTTAGAGCTTCACGGAGATCGTAATGTAAAAGATGATAAAGCAATGATTGGTGGTCTTGGTAAAATTGGTGACCAAAGTTTTATGTTTATTGGTCAGCAAAAAGGATACAATACTAAAACCAGACAGTATCGTAATTTTGGTATGGCTAACCCAGAGGGCTACCGTAAAGCATTACGTTTAATGAAATCTGCTGAAAAGTTTGATGTTCCTGTTGTATGTTTTATAGATACTCCAGGTGCTTACCCAGGTATTGAAGCAGAAGAACGTGGGCAAGGTGAGGCTATTGCACGTAATATATTAGAAATGACACGCCTTAAAGTGCCAATTATTGTTGTAATAATAGGAGAAGGTGCTTCTGGTGGTGCATTAGGTATTGGTGTTGGTGATAAAGTACTAATGTTAGAAAATACGTGGTACTCTGTAATCTCTCCAGAATCTTGTTCTTCAATTTTATGGAGAAGCTGGGAGTATAAAGAGCAAGCTGCTGAAGCATTAAAACTTACAGCAACAGATATGAAGAAATTAAAACTTATTGATGAAATTGTACGTGAACCAGCAGGTGGAGCTCATGCAAACAGAGATAAGAATTTTACAATTGTAAAAAACAAAATTATTTCTCATTTTGATGATCTTAAAAAGTTATCACCAAAAGAATTGGTAGAAAACAGAATGGGTAAATATGAAAGTATGGGAGTCTTTAATGGCTAA
- a CDS encoding retropepsin-like aspartic protease, with amino-acid sequence MKKVRVFIYSVLLILISSCTTSKAVKYFKEGKTEQENFKVTLPFKIKNGFIIVPVEINNKNYNFLFDTGTPTLVSKELAKSLKLKAIDSIKAADVYNNKQQNKYTRLKKVRIGTIDFVETVAIINNFNSIPTWSALNIDGFIGASLMQHAVWDIDFDKQQITITDDELKLNLPKNVIENKLFVGYGGLLSIACKLNGNKVWNFTVDLGYNGGVVIPFSEFEKQKENRRILDFKESKTNGAIGIYGKQDNTRISYTGVVNELEFGNSILKNQKVYSEQYLGRRFGSDFFKNYRVILNWNSKKIKLIKNE; translated from the coding sequence ATGAAAAAAGTAAGAGTATTTATTTATTCAGTACTATTAATTTTAATAAGCAGTTGTACAACTAGCAAAGCAGTAAAATACTTTAAAGAAGGTAAAACAGAACAAGAAAACTTTAAAGTTACGTTACCTTTTAAAATTAAAAACGGTTTTATAATTGTTCCAGTAGAAATAAATAATAAAAATTATAATTTTCTTTTTGATACAGGAACGCCAACTCTTGTATCTAAAGAACTTGCTAAAAGTTTAAAATTAAAAGCTATTGATTCTATAAAAGCAGCTGATGTTTATAACAATAAACAACAAAATAAATATACAAGGCTAAAAAAAGTTAGAATTGGAACTATAGATTTTGTTGAAACTGTAGCAATAATTAATAATTTTAATTCAATACCAACGTGGTCTGCTCTTAATATTGACGGATTTATTGGAGCAAGCTTAATGCAACACGCCGTTTGGGATATTGATTTTGATAAGCAACAAATTACTATAACTGATGATGAATTAAAATTAAACTTACCTAAAAATGTAATTGAAAATAAGTTATTTGTTGGTTATGGAGGGTTACTTTCTATTGCTTGTAAGCTAAATGGAAATAAAGTTTGGAATTTTACTGTAGATCTTGGCTATAATGGAGGTGTAGTAATACCCTTTTCTGAATTTGAAAAGCAAAAGGAAAATAGGCGAATTTTAGATTTTAAAGAATCTAAAACAAATGGGGCCATTGGAATTTATGGAAAGCAAGATAATACAAGAATATCATACACAGGAGTTGTTAATGAATTAGAATTTGGAAATTCTATTTTAAAAAACCAAAAAGTATATTCAGAGCAATATTTGGGACGTAGGTTTGGTTCAGATTTTTTTAAAAATTATAGAGTTATTCTAAATTGGAATAGTAAAAAAATAAAATTAATTAAAAATGAATAA